The Cuculus canorus isolate bCucCan1 chromosome 5, bCucCan1.pri, whole genome shotgun sequence DNA segment ACTGTACACAGCCATATCCTTGAATCAAGATACCGCAGCTGACAACATAAACATTTAAAGATActattttttcaaaacttggttattattttaaaatgacacaAAGTTAGAAAAGTATTTGGCTAAAAAGCTCTGTGatagttttaatttttacattaaagTACATTTTATAGTTCTGCTCCCCCAGTTAACTTAaacttttaatgttattttgtcAGGTACACATTTTCCCCCAGCCTAATTTGTAAACCTTCTCCAGAACCATATTAGAGGTCTTCCttgaaagaacattttccagTAAAGTTTGAAGTCATGTTTTTCACTTCAGTCCTTCAAGACTCCATTTCATTAGCAGCactgaaattttacttttgttttaaaaacaaccGTGCTTGGCACTAAGAATTTCTATATAGTGAAGATTAAGTTAATGTAATGGTGCAAATTATGTAAGCTTACTTTCTTCACTCACCTAACTACTCTGGAAAGGACAAAGTTTAATGAAAGCAAATAGACAAGTTTTATTTAAGAGGCCTTTTTCCTAGCAACATGAATTTCTTATTCATTTAcatattaaatatgtttaagTTATATTTCTGAACTCATGTAATGTATACTTCTAGTAAGTTTATTTAGAGATGATTCAATGTCTTAATGTCTGCTAATGTCTGTACTTGTCTTTCTTCCACAGACAAAGTTTACTACCATCAACAGTTTCAATTCACTGCAGCAATTAAACACTTTAAATCAAATATTATGACAAAAACATCAAATTCATAGAATTACACATAATTTTGACTCCCACAGCCCAAATATTCAGAGGACATTAGCAACCCCCTTCATGAATGCTTGCTCAAATTTTTAGGGCTTTCTTCCCTTTAATAGCttgacagcattttttaaaaaacttaacACTTTCAAAAAGACCAGAGAAGCACTttggaaaataactgaaaaaatataaatatttaagaggCATCATAAAGCAGACCTTTTGTATAATAAGCTCTTGTTTCTGAAGGATGACAGTTTTTCATCATTCCTTCTGTCCAAATAGCATCCAATCACAAATCCTAGTGGAACAAAGATGTGAACCCAGTGATCACGCACAGCTTGGGCGAAATTCACCATGattgctagaaaaaaataaaggcataaCAAATAAAAGTTACTGATAAATTTGTAGATGGCAAATGTTACATACCTGGTACCTTTAATTACACTTATTAGGGTCCTACCACAGCATAATAAACACGAGGGGCATCAGACGCTTCCTACAAGACACACGCTGTTCTCAAACCCATACACAGGTTTCTTAGGAAGTATCCTAACTCACTCTTGGCCctgggaaataaaattttatccTAAAATAGAGAAATAGAACATCTATTTTA contains these protein-coding regions:
- the NDUFB1 gene encoding NADH dehydrogenase [ubiquinone] 1 beta subcomplex subunit 1; its protein translation is MVNFAQAVRDHWVHIFVPLGFVIGCYLDRRNDEKLSSFRNKSLLYKRELKPGEDVTWK